One genomic window of Cannabis sativa cultivar Pink pepper isolate KNU-18-1 chromosome 2, ASM2916894v1, whole genome shotgun sequence includes the following:
- the LOC115718439 gene encoding CSC1-like protein RXW8, with product MKISALLTSAGINIGVCLVLVSLYSILRKQPSNISVYFGRRIATGRSRRNIDPYCFERFIPSPSWVLRAWESTEQEFFNIGGLDAVVFLRIVVFSIRIFTIAALTCCFLVLPVNYYGQKRQYQQIPLESLEVFTILNVKEASKWLWVHCLALYIITCSACVLLYLEYKSISKMRLAHISESPPNPSHFTVLVRAIPWSVEDSYSNSVKRFFMKYHASAGYLFHQMVYKAGTIQKLMNDAEKMYMMFKDVSAIEKNCAPSLIHCGTSCVVEHSNSFKILSSSDQDNVKGKVVHDFCDDMDFPGSSKKECATAFVFFKTRHAAVVASQVLQSSNPMLWVTDMAPEPHDVYWSNLWIPFGQLWVRKIAIHISAIAFMLVFLIPVTFVQGMTQLEQLQQTFPFLKGILKKKLVSGLFTGYLPSVILMLALYTVPPVMMLFSAVEGTISRSGRKKSACCKILYFTIWNVFFVNVFTGSVIRQLRVFSSVKDIPAQLAIAVPAQAGFFLTYVLSSGWASLACEVMQLYPLLCNLIKKFILRIDSSSVSPSDALSFPYHTEIPRLLLFGFIGFTCSILVPLILPFLLVYFIMAFFVYRNQILNVYVTKYESGGQYWPIVHNTTIFSLLLMQIIALGVFGLRKSPVASGFTIPLIIFTILFNEYCRQRFNPIYKNHVAEILIDMDQRDERSGAMVEIHQMLQTAYCQFTVNPHDIFKCGCSNHHDDNLCVPVPSQENCPEESASHK from the coding sequence ATGAAGATTTCAGCACTTTTGACTTCTGCTGGAATCAATATAGGTGTGTGTTTGGTACTTGTGTCGTTATACTCGATATTGAGAAAACAACCAAGTAATATAAGTGTTTACTTTGGGCGGAGGATTGCTACCGGTCGCTCAAGGCGAAATATTGATCCTTATTGCTTTGAGAGATTTATTCCTTCTCCGAGTTGGGTATTGAGAGCCTGGGAAAGTACTGAACAAGAGTTTTTTAATATTGGTGGGTTAGATGCTGTGGTTTTCCTCAGGATTGTGGTTTTTAGTATTAGAATTTTCACTATAGCTGCACTCACTTGTTGTTTTCTGGTTCTTCCGGTGAATTATTATGGTCAAAAGAGGCAGTACCAACAAATTCCATTGGAGTCATTGGAAGTATTTACCATCTTAAATGTTAAAGAAGCCTCAAAGTGGCTTTGGGTTCATTGTCTTGCATTATATATCATAACATGCTCAGCTTGTGTGCTTCTTTACTTGGAGTATAAAAGCATTTCGAAAATGAGGCTTGCTCATATTAGTGAATCTCCACCAAACCCAAGTCATTTTACGGTTCTAGTTCGTGCTATTCCTTGGTCTGTTGAAGACTCGTATAGTAATAGTGTGAAAAGATTCTTTATGAAATATCATGCATCAGCAGGTTATTTGTTTCACCAAATGGTATATAAAGCTGGTACAATTCAGAAATTGATGAATGATGCAGAGAAAATGTACATGATGTTTAAGGATGTTTCTGCAATTGAAAAGAATTGTGCACCTAGTTTAATCCATTGCGGTACATCATGTGTTGTAGAGCATTCAAATTCTTTTAAGATCCTTTCTTCTTCAGATCAGGATAATGTCAAGGGAAAAGTTGTTCATGACTTTTGTGATGATATGGATTTTCCTGGAAGTAGTAAAAAGGAGTGTGCCACTGCTTTTGTGTTCTTCAAGACGCGCCATGCAGCCGTTGTTGCTTCACAGGTTCTTCAATCATCAAATCCCATGTTATGGGTGACAGACATGGCGCCTGAACCACATGATGTTTATTGGTCAAACCTTTGGATACCATTTGGGCAACTCTGGGTTCGTAAGATAGCAATTCATATCTCTGCCATTGCCTTCATGCTAGTGTTTCTTATTCCAGTTACCTTTGTTCAAGGCATGACTCAACTAGAGCAGTTACAACAAACATTTCCATTTCTTAAAGGAATTTTAAAGAAGAAACTTGTAAGTGGGTTGTTTACAGGTTACCTTCCAAGTGTGATTTTGATGTTAGCTCTTTATACAGTTCCACCAGTTATGATGTTATTTTCAGCAGTAGAAGGAACTATATCAAGAAGTGGGAGAAAGAAGAGTGCATGTTGCAAAATATTGTATTTCACAATATGGAATGTGTTTTTTGTCAATGTCTTTACCGGGTCTGTAATCCGCCAATTGAGAGTCTTTTCTAGTGTGAAGGACATACCTGCACAGCTTGCTATTGCTGTTCCAGCTCAAGCAGGTTTCTTCTTGACTTATGTTTTGTCATCTGGTTGGGCAAGCTTGGCATGTGAAGTCATGCAACTTTACCCTCTCCTTTGCAActtgataaaaaaatttatactaAGAATCGACTCATCATCAGTCTCACCAAGTGATGCTCTCTCCTTTCCATATCATACCGAAATTCCAAGACTTTTGCTATTTGGATTCATTGGCTTCACATGTTCTATCTTGGTTCCCTTAATATTACCCTTTTTGCTGGTTTATTTTATAATGGCATTCTTTGTCTACCGAAACCAGATTCTGAACGTGTATGTTACAAAATACGAAAGTGGGGGACAGTACTGGCCTATTGTTCACAATACCACTATATTTTCATTACTGTTAATGCAAATAATTGCTCTTGGGGTTTTTGGATTAAGAAAGTCTCCAGTTGCATCAGGTTTCACCATTCCACTGATTATTTTCACTATTCTTTTTAATGAATACTGTCGGCAGAGATTCAACCCCATTTATAAGAACCATGTTGCAGAGATTCTTATTGATATGGATCAGAGAGATGAGCGATCTGGAGCCATGGTAGAAATCCATCAAATGTTGCAAACTGCCTACTGCCAATTCACAGTGAATCCTCATGACATTTTCAAATGTGGATGTTCAAATCATCACGATGATAACCTTTGCGTCCCGGTTCCAAGCCAAGAGAATTGTCCAGAAGAATCAGCTAGCCACAAGTGA